The following are encoded together in the Lathyrus oleraceus cultivar Zhongwan6 chromosome 3, CAAS_Psat_ZW6_1.0, whole genome shotgun sequence genome:
- the LOC127131952 gene encoding uncharacterized protein LOC127131952 — protein sequence MYLAVLNESMGCILGQHDDTGKKEHAIYYLSKKFTKCEAKYSLLEKTCCALTWVARRLRQYTICHTTLLISKMDLIKYIFEKPVVTGRIARWQMLLTEYDIQYVTQKAIKGSVLSDYLSHLPVEGYQPLRFDFPDEDIMFIRDFTMPGFEVSPEEGPEPESQRTLVFDGASNARGHGIGVVITSPTGFHIPFTTRLCFDCTNNMGEYEACIYGLDATIDLRIKILEVFGDSSLVISQVKGDWETQDSKLIPYKEHIRKLIPYFDEISFHHISREENQLADALATFASMFKVKWNNEAPSI from the coding sequence ATGTATCTCGCAGTGCTTAATGAATCCATGGGTTGCATTTTGGGTCAACACGACGACACAGGCAAGAAAGAACATGCTATCTACTATCTCAGCAAGAAATTCACTAAATGTGAGGCCAAATACTCACTtttagagaagacttgttgtgctttgaCTTGGGTTGCTCGACGCCTGAGACAATATACGATCTGCCACACTACATtattgatatccaagatggatctgatAAAGTATATATTCGAAAAGCCTGTTGTTACTGGTAGAATTGCTCGGTGGCAAATGCTGCTAACCGAGTATGATATACAGTACGTGACCCAGAAAGCAATAAAAGGGAGTGTTCTGTCTGACTATCTCTCTCACCTGCCTGTCGAAGGTTACCAACcgttgaggtttgactttccagaCGAAGACATCATGTTTATCAGAGACTTTACTATGCCAGGCTTCGAGGTAAGCCCTGAGGAAGGCCCCGAACCAGAATCGCAAAGGACGCTCGTGTTCGACGGTGCTTCCAATGCCCGAGGTCATGGTATAGGTGTTGTTATCACTTCTCCAACTGGTTTCCACATTCCTTTTACCACTAGATTGTGTTTTGACTGCACCAACAACATGGgagaatatgaagcatgtatctacGGTTTAGACGCGACAATCGACTTGAGAATCAAAATACTTGAGGTATTCGGTGATTCATCTCTGGTAATCAGTCAGGTGAAAGGTGATTGGGAGACTCAGGATAGCAAGTTGATACCCTACAAAGAGCACATCAGAAAACTGATACCATATTTTGATGAAATCTCCTTTCACCATATTTCTAGGGAGGAAAATCAGTTAGCAGACGCTTTAGCCACGTTTgcatctatgttcaaagtcaaatggaaTAATGAAGCACCATCCATCTAG